A genomic stretch from Vanrija pseudolonga chromosome 6, complete sequence includes:
- the SLD gene encoding Delta 8-(E)-sphingolipid desaturase yields the protein MTGVQIDAAAAPAAPAALGTPDAPASASASKATAKPKRELPTLTRDDIAARIALGQALVLRRDVVLNVTSWMANHPGGALALLHFVGRDGGDEIAAYHSDQTLAYMAKYAVGRVVLDPVTGWAPLTPPIALGLVQHPDGVKGHWAREGNVRLARGVLHPASPKEGGVEVVILTPQQLEPEADKRVDAAKEYARSKAYHELKARVTDAGLFNPPDSLAGYGEDIARYGVLATCAAALWYLSDGWVGQMASAAFLGFFWQQLTCELVLVHDAGHCGVTGDWWWDRVIAMTLADWIGGLSASWWCDNHDIHHLVTNHPEHDPDIQHIPFFAISKEFFGSLWSTYYKKVMWFDAPSRFLLQFQHKLYYIVLSLARFNLYAMSYIYILGPKPKHDAFWKYELAGMTFYWVWFGALLRSQSSWQMALGYLLVSHICASPVHVQIVLSHFACSTEDLGPAESFPSRQLRTTMDVICSEDIEYIHGGLHLQVTHHLFPRLPRHNLRKASLLVKEFCKDQDLKYLEYGWLHGNKQVLATLRDVADQLALLKKVADKEIKERLN from the exons ATGACCGGTGTGCAgatcgacgccgctgcggcgccagccgcgcccgccgccctcggcacccccgacgcgcccgcgtccgcgtccgcgtccaAGGCTACGGCCAAGCCGAAGCGCGAGCTCCCGACCCTCACGCGCGACGACATCGCGGCGCGCATCGCGCTCGGGCAGGCGCTCGTCCTCCGGCGCGACGTGGTGCTCAACGTGACCTCGTGGATGGCGAACCAcccgggcggcgcgctcgcgctgctgcacTTTGTGGGCCGGGACGGCGGGGACGAGATCGCCGCGTACCACTCGGACCAGACGCTGGCCTACATGGCCAAGTATGCCGTCGGGCGCGTGGTCCTCGACCCCGTTACGGGCTGggcgccgctcacgccgccgatcgcgctcggcctcgtgcaGCACCccgacggcgtcaagggccactgggcgcgcgagggcaacgtccgcctcgcgcgcggcgtgctccaCCCCGCGTCCCCGAAagagggcggcgtcgaggtcgtcatcctcaccccgcagcagctcgagccggaggccgacaagcgcgtcgacgcggccaaAGAGTACGCCCGCTCAAAGGCGTAccacgagctcaaggcccgCGTCACCGACGCCGGGCTATTCAAcccgcccgactcgctcgcgggCTACGGCGAAGACATTGCGCGCtacggcgtgctcgcgacctgcgcggcggcgctgtggtACCTCTCTGACGGGTGGGTCGGGCAGATGGCCAGCGCGGCAttcctcggcttcttctGGCAGCAGTTGACTTGTGAGTTGG TCCTGGTGCACGATGCCGGACACTGCGGAGTGACGGGCGACTGGTGGTGGGACCGCGTGATCGCCATGACGCTCGCCGACTGGATCGGCGGGCTGTCTGCCTCGTGGTGGTGCGACAACCACGACATCCACCACCTGGTGACCAACCACCCGGAGCACGACCCCGACATCCAGCACATCCCGTTCTTCGCCATCTCGAAGGAGTTCTTCGGCTCCCTCTGGTCGACGTACTACAAGAAGGTCATGTGGTTtgacgcgccgagccgctTTTTGCTGCAGTTCCAGCACAAGCTCTACTACATTGTActctcgctcgcccgcttcAACCTCTACGCCATGAGCTACATCTACATCTTGggccccaagcccaagcacGACGCGTTCTGGAAgtacgagctcgccggcatGACCTTCTACTGGGTGTGGTTtggcgcgctcctccgctCCCAGAGCAGCTGGCAGATGGCCCTCGGCTACCTGCTCGTCTCGCACATCTGCGCGTCGCCCGTCCACGTCCAGATCGTGCTCTCCCACTTTGCCTGCTCGACAGAGGACCTCGGCCCCGCAGAGTCGTTCCCTTCGCGCCAGCTCCGCACCACCATGGACGTCATCTGCTCAGAGGACATTGAGTACATCCACGGCGGCCTCCACCTCCAGGTCACGCACCACCTCTTCCCCCGCCTGCCCCGTCACAACCTCCGCAAGGCAAGCCTGCTAGTCAAGGAGTTCTGCAAGGACCAGGACTTGAAGTACCTCGAGTACGGCTGGCTCCACGGCAACAAGCAGGTCCTCGCGACTCTGCGCGACGtggccgaccagctcgccctcctgaAAAAGGTGGCAGACAAGGAGATTAAAGAGCGACTCAACTAG